In Sciurus carolinensis chromosome 16, mSciCar1.2, whole genome shotgun sequence, the genomic window gagtGAAGATAAAAAATGGTATGTCTTAAGTAGAAACTGGATCATAGGGAAGGCTTTAAATTTGTCAGTTGTTGTTAGTGCAGTAGTGTGAGGCCATGATTCTGGTTAGAAGTAGAAGAGCATTCTGCATATTAGAAACATGCTGCTGCTTCCTGGGAGGATCCTTGAAACCCACAATAGGGAGGAAAAACCCTCCCATTGAGGaacccagaggaaaaaaaatcttattttcaagCAGCAGGACTTGAATCTAAACAGATGCCTCATGTGAATGGGGAAATTCTTGTATATGGTGAAGTTCCAAACAAGCAGGATGAATCCACATCTAGTCATAACCTCCTAGACAGTGATTAACTCCATTTGATATGTGAGATCTCAGCATTAGGTAATGTGCCAAATGGGAGAGAACTGGGTTTCCCAGGCTTGACAAGGACCTCCAAGGTcagaataaaatgatttcaaTCAGCCGAATCAAGTATGCATTGCCAATATCTCTTTGCTGAATGGATACCCGATTACAGTCTTCAATTGTGAAGCACTAGAAATGAACCTCAGCTCTGACTGTAtgatcccttcctcctccttcccacatAGTTCTCCATCTGCTGCTTTCCCTTCTGAATGGTCCAGCACCATGTTCAAGAAGCACAATAATTCCCAAACTCATGATCCCATGGAGGCCACAACACAATATGCAGATATCTGAAGGTAACTAATTTCACAATCTGAAGTGAGTTAGTTATGATCAGGCTAAAATGTTCCAACTGAATGttataagaacaaaaaaataatgattgaTACTATTTCACCCTTTTAGGTGCTAATAGGTACAATTACATGTGTCAAAGCTAATATAAATTCTGATGACTATGTAAACACATGCAAAGGTCACAGTAATGTGAGTGCTATGAGATTATTGGGGTGCCATtctaatattcaaaagaaaatatggcaaaCTAAGTGATAAAGAGAGATGAGATCCCTTCTGGAATATCAACTAAGGctccaagaaattttttttaaaaataagagaaaggtcAATGTGAAAAGATAGGTCAATATCAATAACCCACCAGACTAATTTTTAATGTAgatatttgtttagtttttagaTGGAATGTGCAAAGAACCCATTGCTGGAAATTAATAGAACTaaagaccattatgttaagccaAATAtgtcaaactcagaagatcagggtcacatgttttctctcatatgtggaagctaaagaggaaaagtgaaagaaacatGGTTGTCCTAAGGGTTCACCTGGAACTTTCTATCACCTTCCTTGTTCTGTTCTTAACTCTGATGCTCTCCCCATTGCTATAAACTCTGAGCATAAAGGATTTCACTCAACTACTTGAGCCAATGTTGGATAACTAAAAGTAATTTCCCCTCTGTAAGAAAGAACTGGACCCAagttgggcatggtagtgcaAACCGTTATTCCAGTGACTAAAGAGGTAGAgacaggagaaccacaagttcaaggctagcctcagtaacttagtgtgGCCCtgtttcaaacaaaaaaaaaataaagaaggaatgtagctcagtagtagagagcccctgggatcaatccccagtaccacagaaaatgaaaaaaaaattgaatcaaattatgactcaaaaatatttttaaaaaacatcttccATCTATCTTAAGACACAAATTGAGAGATTTTTATTCTATTCACAGTGTTTAAGAATTTCCTGAACATCTCCTCTGAAGATCCTCACAGAGGTATATTTACTAATCTTGGTAAAATTCACTGTGTGACAGGTTCACTTGAACGGGAACAATACTGCTCTTATTTGTTCCGGTATCACAAATTCTAGCATGTTGCaagatgttaaaaaatatttaaatgaatgatttACCAAGAAAACAGATTCATACCTCACTAACCAGAACACAAAAAACAATTTGTCCTCACCCTACAGCAAAACTGAGAGACACGTGTGTCACTGACGAGGAGCACAAAGGGGCTGAGTGCTGGGAAACATGAGGCCACCAGCACAGAACTGCTCACGATCCACTGGCCTCTGTTTGCAGCTAGGGTCATCCACATGGTCAGTACAGTGTAGACTGagtaaaaggaaacaaaggagctCACCAGGATCAGGATGGTGCGTGTGGCCCTGACTTCATGGGAAGGTCTGGGGCTGCGGACATGGCTGTGAATGTGCTGGACTCGTTGCTTGTGCCTGTGCAGGACCAGGACCATGGAGCCACTGGCCCAGGCCATGAGGACCAGACTCATCAAGTCAGGGGAAAAGTATAAGACAGTATATAATGGGCTAccactttcttgcattgtccagGAACAATACCCATGATTCCTATCTGTACTGAGATTTTCCTTATTCAATGGTCCATTTACTACTAAAGGTAAAAATGAATTTATCAAGATATGCATGGTCCAAGAGAGGAAACAGCAGAAGCTGATGAACTTTGGGGATTGAATCTTGAGCGTGATCCACCTACAAAGATGTGAGTTGAGCTTAATGGCCTGGAAGCCATTGAGGAGGCAGAGAGTGCTGAAGGACACCCCTGTGGACATTCTGTGAAAATAGAAGACAACTTTACATCCAGCATCACCCAGGAAATATTTCCATCCAAAAGCCACTATTGTTTGAGGGATCCCTTTGAATAACAGGACCAAGCAGTTGGCTATGGCCAGTTGACTGAGAATTAGGTCTGTGGGTCTTGCCTTGTTTCCAGTGAGCAAGGAGAAGCTGTATAAACAAAGGAGGGAGGAATTTCCAAGGATCCCAACTCCAGTCTGAGTGAGGAAGATAAATCCCAGTTCCAAATTTCCAGCATCCATTTTTATATCAGCATCTAGAGGGTGTTGATTTTGACAGAAGTCAGAGGAATCAGTGAGAAAGAAGCAGAATGTCTCACACAGTGCTTTTCTGTGTCTTCACTCACACATCCTTACTTTAAGTGGGCATAGACTCTGCATGCTTATTTGTGCAGACGTGACTCACTGAAGAACTGCAGTGGAAATCGCTTGGGCTCTGCCTGCAAGGGGAGAAGGACTGAGAGCATGAGGTGGCCACAGACCTCTGCAGTGGCTGAGGGGAGTGGAGCTCTCTGCACAGATCCATCAGTGTGGCCTCAGAATCCTTCCACCATGACTGAGGAGTCAGGAAAGTCTTTGAGTGTATCGCAAATTTTGTTCATTGATGAGTATTTTGTCTGCAAGAAAGACCAGATGAGTGCCGAAAACTTCACTCAGCAGAAACAAGTTGGATGGGTATAAAAGTTGTCACACAGGACATAATTTAAATCCCTACTGTTCACCTTTACCTTATGGTATGAGCCAGACTCCTCTGTATTAGTGTTACAACTCCCGATCTGATTTTATGTAACCCTCTCTTCACGATTTCTCAGTAATTCATAAGCTACAACTCTCTGACACTTGCTTCTGGAGGTATATTCCAGGAACTTAAAGGTAAGTGCTATATttgtttattacatatttattaaatattccatatggggctggggatatagctcagttggtagagtgcttgccttgcaagcacaaggccctggattcaatccccagcactgcaaaaaaaaaaaaaaatgatatgcacaagattcatttattttttgtctttatcttctttttttgtttcactgattttttttaattttcttctgaagGTTTATTATTTTAGGTAAAATAGTTGAAGACAGACTACAATGATATATTGTAcaaaaagactagaaaataatttaagagaGTATTTTAAGCACAGGGTTCTAACACACTTGTAAGTGGATCTGCTTCCCATCTTGCAG contains:
- the LOC124966257 gene encoding vomeronasal type-1 receptor 1, which translates into the protein MAIKVKKKALCETFCFFLTDSSDFCQNQHPLDADIKMDAGNLELGFIFLTQTGVGILGNSSLLCLYSFSLLTGNKARPTDLILSQLAIANCLVLLFKGIPQTIVAFGWKYFLGDAGCKVVFYFHRMSTGVSFSTLCLLNGFQAIKLNSHLCRWITLKIQSPKFISFCCFLSWTMHILINSFLPLVVNGPLNKENLSTDRNHGYCSWTMQESGSPLYTVLYFSPDLMSLVLMAWASGSMVLVLHRHKQRVQHIHSHVRSPRPSHEVRATRTILILVSSFVSFYSVYTVLTMWMTLAANRGQWIVSSSVLVASCFPALSPFVLLVSDTRVSQFCCRVRTNCFLCSG